Proteins co-encoded in one Plasmodium reichenowi strain SY57 chromosome 10, whole genome shotgun sequence genomic window:
- a CDS encoding small subunit rRNA synthesis-associated protein, putative — translation MIDTFEITKLCFSEHMSSHLIKMGSYNILCDVPLDKNEILEIRETIPKEINKTNVILDNNNNNDEYSSYNSDNRHKDGYINISNLEDSPCLSKKLLLNISYIPMKIHIILISCVEGFMGLPILCKYLDFRDTHIICTKPVFTFSMCAVECLQKQENYIPEWDDEKINIKNMDTSQIKNEDYFHTKWNFKNSLHLLSYKENVSFKQHDEILNITLCSSGHSLGSSNFFISTDYLNIFIINKSSYNIKRHTSSFDSSMLNKCNFVIFTSFLLSKQLQYYVDQTGPHYNSTSCSQQNKVNINHNETNSNNNKTCDNNNNNKTCDNSNNNKTCDNSNNNKTCDNSNNNNPCDNNNNNNLIYSNDEAAFSPKSSNTTQAHNMKRLIVQKIQLHIEKSYKDSLNKICSLVLKTIKNKGCVLIPVDLHYLYFIELIELIGVIISKHLPKEQQVLIFSVLSNIQDVIHQLNLCAEWVEESRKKKCSKILNPQGPFSIDIMIKNNRLIIGNNINDITKQFRYPCVCFIHDSSLRFSESSLLLEKWANEQNNTLILVDPFYDPIKVLYPFKIYEKKINVHYCPLSWDLNEFHIKDIIMSNTKNVNVTKDTSGKNINNNINNNINNNINNNINNNISNNINNNINNNISNNKSNNKSNSINNNDTHVCVYIMPETCKHIFTDIYEMSKNELPLTYQNVTIEKHNKNYNNHNNHIDTDQDTFRNILFIQPFEKKQIAFDKFENFNQKMIPVRFSPGETKKLERILKKVDDFFCANIKAQYTCSFIGDYIDEDHIEEFKVDELEGQNKYEIINDEQHDTSNEQQIKLMVGSINVDVLISNLLHSGYNKNDILVEYQQNQEKDTDTNNNVIWSITINSIKSKIICHDKYDIEVCTNNIEFREKVKKILYKLVNHIIE, via the coding sequence atgatcGATACTTTTGAAATAACAAAATTGTGTTTTTCTGAACACATGAGCAGTCACCTAATTAAAATGGGatcttataatattttatgtgACGTACCTTTAGATAAGAATGAAATATTAGAAATTCGTGAGACCATACCAAAGGAGATTAATAAAACCAATGTTATTTtggataataataataataatgatgaatatTCGTCTTATAATTCTGACAATAGACATAAGGATGGATACATAAATATCAGTAATTTAGAAGATTCTCCATgtttatcaaaaaaattattattaaacaTAAGTTATATTCCTATGAAgattcatattatattaatttcttGTGTAGAAGGTTTTATGGGTTTACcaatattatgtaaatatttagATTTTAGAGATACGCACATAATATGTACAAAACCTGTATTTACCTTTTCCATGTGTGCTGTGGAATGTTTACAAAAACAAGAGAATTATATACCTGAATGGGATGATGAAAAGATcaacataaaaaatatggataCCTCCCAAATAAAGAATGAAGATTATTTTCATACAAAATGgaattttaaaaattccTTACATCTATTATcttataaagaaaatgttTCATTTAAACAGCATgatgaaatattaaatatcACTCTATGTAGTAGTGGCCACTCATTAGGGAGttcaaatttttttatatcaacagattatttgaatatatttattataaataaaagttcttataatattaaaagacATACTTCTTCTTTTGATTCAAGTATgttaaataaatgtaatttCGTTATATTCacttcatttttattatccaAACAGTTACAATATTATGTAGACCAAACAGGTCCTCATTATAATAGCACAAGCTGTTCTCAACAAAATAAGGTGAATATTAATCATAATGAAActaatagtaataataacaaaacatgtgataataataataataacaaaacatgtgataatagtaataataacaaaacatgtgataatagtaataataacaaaacatgtgataatagtaataataacaatccatgtgataataataataataacaatcTTATTTATAGCAACGATGAGGCCGCGTTTTCTCCCAAATCATCCAACACAACACAGGCACATAATATGAAACGATTAATAGTACAGAAAATACAATTACATATAGAAAAATCATACAAAGATAGCTTAAACAAAATATGCTCACTTGTattaaaaacaataaaaaataaaggatGCGTATTAATACCCGTTGATTTAcattatctatattttataGAGCTAATTGAATTAATTGGAGTTATTATAAGTAAACATCTACCAAAAGAACAGCAAGTGTTGATTTTTAGTGTTCTGTCAAACATTCAAGATGTCATACATCAATTAAATTTATGTGCTGAATGGGTCGAAGAATCacgtaaaaaaaaatgtagtAAAATATTGAACCCTCAAGGTCCATTTTCTATAGATATTAtgattaaaaataatagatTGATTATaggaaataatattaatgatataaCTAAACAATTTAGATATCCATGTGTTTGTTTTATACATGACTCTTCATTACGATTTTCTGAATCATCATTGTTATTAGAAAAATGGGCcaatgaacaaaataatacattaaTATTAGTAGACCCTTTTTATGATCCTATAAAAGTACTATATccttttaaaatatatgaaaaaaaaataaatgtcCATTATTGTCCCCTTTCATGGGATCTTAATGaatttcatataaaagatataattaTGAGTAATACGAAAAATGTAAATGTTACAAAGGATACATCTGgtaagaatataaataataatataaataataatataaataataatataaataataatataaataataatataagtaataatataaataataatataaataataatataagtaataataaaagtaataataaaagtaatagtattaataataatgatacaCATGTGTGTGTTTATATCATGCCCGAAACATGCAAGCATATTTTTACCGATATATACGAAATGTCAAAAAACGAACTACCATTAACATATCAAAATGTTACAATTGAAAAAcacaataaaaattataataatcataataacCACATAGACACAGATCAAGACACATTTCGcaatattttattcatacaaccctttgaaaaaaaacaaatagCATTCGATAAATTTGAAAATTTCAACCAAAAAATGATACCTGTACGTTTTTCTCCAGGAGAAACCAAAAAATTAGAAAGGATTCTCAAAAAAGTAGACGATTTTTTCTGTGCCAATATTAAAGCTCAATATACCTGCTCATTCATCGGGGACTATATAGATGAAGATCATATAGAAGAATTTAAAGTAGATGAACTAGAGGGgcaaaataaatatgaaataataaacgATGAACAACATGATACTTCAAATGAACaacaaattaaattaatGGTGGGTTCTATAAATGTAGATGTACTTATAAGTAATTTATTACATTCtggatataataaaaatgacaTCCTGGTCGAGTATCAACAAAACCAAGAAAAAGACACTGACACAAATAATAACGTTATATGGTCCATTACAATCAACTCTATTAAATCCAAAATTATTTGTCACgataaatatgatattgAAGTCtgtacaaataatatagaatTTAGAGAGAAAGTTAAGAAGATACTTTACAAATTAGTAAACCATATAATAGAATGA
- a CDS encoding hypothetical protein (conserved Plasmodium protein, unknown function) yields the protein MIKRNNFSTFKMSVNNSFNIYTNNVYVSCAEFFNEVHMINKKLLYYINDYFKLNDDIYNNDKENLDEEKKNIITKRTNRIRKKKIGCLFPPCYSQVLIKFCVLTNNYDYICIPSPIKKCKQIKEKYAFYISENNIDLILSHPFYKHYIEEISFNLQIPFLIVYDKPDMLTHEQYLDHLKEGRINFGNKYLYEEKKEITMMDEKTNTHDEKYKSIDNIQNDNNNSNNNNNNNNNNNILLKDIYIKELEKNNPCIHFQLSKQNECDRSIQFYLSSLYEQSKNLHKLLNFNKNDNVFFCIPTNNIQYFEVLFSVLYGGGTIMFPEIKKKEIFNSNNYMKWFTKHMKKRKSHNFSVHNIILKNDFNQNDYNFIDANSLFEEIYNAKKKPITTIVCNNYLIRDFVNFFENSDINNITKNEFINKKACSIQIVLINGNEIMPGIKEEYLDKLKNIFINAKIYQRYIIQEIGTICLTNVTKLIEDNIKYERNIAGYVAPNINIEIDKDTSLLKIKSDHLFTQYYNNKNITQKSFDENGYFKTKYLATLTQDNLLKINGTINDVQKISPDYYLYFKQRKDKMEKHPPGYLKRVRLHGQIWGNFHADKRNWKRKF from the coding sequence AtgataaaaagaaataattttaGCACATTTAAAATGTCGGTTAATAACTCGTTCAACATATACACAAATAATGTATATGTTTCTTGTGCtgaattttttaatgaagTTCATATGATAAACAAGAAactattatattatataaatgattattttaaattaaatgatgatatatataataatgataaagaGAATTTAGAcgaagaaaaaaagaacataataacaaaaagaacaaatagaataagaaaaaaaaaaatcgGTTGTTTATTTCCACCATGTTATTCTCAGGttcttataaaattttgtgtgttaacaaataattatgattaCATTTGTATTCCTAGTCCTATAAAAAAGTGtaaacaaataaaagaaaagtatgctttttatatatcagaaaataatattgatttaatattaagtcatccattttataaacattatataGAGGAAATATCCTTTAATTTACAAATACcttttttaattgtatATGACAAACCTGATATGTTAACACATGAACAATATTTAGACCATTTAAAAGAAGGGAGAATTAATTTTGGAAATAAGTATTTATATGAAGAGAAGAAAGAAATTACAATGATGGATGAGAAAACAAATACTCATGATGAAAAATACAAATCAATAgataatatacaaaatgataacaataatagtaataataataataataataataataataataatatattattaaaagatatatatataaaggaattagaaaaaaataatccATGCATACATTTCCAATTATCAAAACAAAACGAATGTGATAGAAGTATccaattttatttatcttCTCTATATGAACAATCAAAAAATTTGCACAAATTACTAAactttaataaaaatgataatgtttttttttgtataccaactaataatatacaatattttGAAGTTCTGTTTAGTGTGTTGTATGGAGGGGGAACTATTATGTTTCCagaaataaagaaaaaggaaatttttaattctaataattatatgaaatgGTTTACAAAACatatgaagaaaagaaaaagtcACAATTTTTCAgttcataatataatcCTTAAAAACGATTTTAATcaaaatgattataattttatagaTGCTAATAGTTTATttgaagaaatatataatgcCAAAAAAAAACCCATTACTACTATTGtatgtaataattatttaattcgtgattttgttaatttttttgaaaattcagatataaataatataacaaagAACGAgtttattaataaaaaagcTTGCTCTATACAAATAGTTTTGATTAATGGGAATGAAATAATGCCAGgaataaaagaagaatatttagataaactaaaaaatatttttattaatgcaaaaatatatcaaagGTATATAATACAAGAAATTGGAACTATTTGTTTAACAAATGTAACCAAATTAATagaagataatataaaatatgaaagaaATATAGCTGGATATGTAGCAccaaatataaatatagaaataGATAAAGATACAAGTTTgttaaaaattaaatctgatcatttatttacacaatattataataataaaaatataacacaGAAATCCTTTGATGAAAATGgatattttaaaacaaaatatttagCTACCTTAACACAAGATAATTTATTGAAGATAAATGGTACTATAAATGATGTGCAAAAAATATCACCAgattattatctatattttaaaCAACGAAAAGACAAAATGGAAAAACACCCTCCTGGATATTTGAAGCGTGTGCGTTTACATGGTCAGATATGGGGAAATTTTCATGCGGACAAAAGAAATTGGAAGAGaaaattttaa
- a CDS encoding zinc finger protein, putative, translating to MGRKKRKLNIDLKPFCYYCDREFDDEKILIQHQKAKHFKCLHCNRKLDMANGLVVHMMQVHKTNLKSVPNALPKRNDPELVIRGMNGVPTDIIEENLIKLKQKLGDKNIKRQQRVNWAQVTMAPTMEQFLKQAQMGNFSFPGFNSPVLPTNNNILTNTLDINNKSTLPNIPLYIPNTTSNINNINNLLQQPIGNNIIYPPKNSTLLNMPIPPINKNNINNHVVTNPNTFTPSNIPPNIAHKYSANINLLPTNINQHNPMYMPPGLYPPPIPPLNHPSIPPTHIPSSTYPTKMTPIQQMRPSSKWDVLEPAEGDPSTLKHNKEDNTENKNEEPHKDSLDDDVKQNEQKDNEEKNHTQNCE from the coding sequence aTGGGTAGAAAGAAGAGGAAGTTAAATATCGATTTAAAACCCTTTTGTTACTACTGTGATAGAGAATTTGATGATGAGAAAATTCTTATACAACACCAGAAAGCGAAACATTTTAAATGTTTACATTGTAATAGAAAATTAGATATGGCAAATGGTTTAGTTGTTCATATGATGCAGGTACATAAAACTAATTTAAAGAGTGTTCCGAATGCCTTACCTAAAAGAAATGACCCAGAACTTGTAATAAGAGGTATGAATGGTGTACCTACAGATATTATTGaagaaaatttaattaaattaaaacaaaaattaggtgataaaaatattaaaagacAACAGAGAGTTAATTGGGCACAAGTTACTATGGCACCTACTATGGAAcaatttttaaaacaaGCACAAATGGGgaatttttcttttcctgGTTTTAATTCACCTGTTTTACctacaaataataatatattaacaaatacattagatataaataataagagTACATTACCGAATATAcctttatatatacctaATACTACtagtaatattaataatattaataatttactTCAACAACCAATAGgtaataatatcatatatcCACCAAAAAATTCAACCCTTCTTAATATGCCCATACCTcctataaataaaaataatataaataatcaCGTTGTTACAAACCCCAATACATTCACCCCTTCTAATATTCCACCAAATATAGCACATAAATATAGTgcaaatataaatttattaccaacaaatataaatcaaCATAATCCTATGTATATGCCTCCAGGATTATATCCACCACCTATCCCTCCTTTAAACCATCCCTCAATCCCTCCCACCCATATACCTTCCTCAACATACCCAACAAAAATGACACCTATACAACAAATGAGACCAAGTTCTAAATGGGACGTACTAGAACCAGCTGAAGGCGATCCCTCAACACTTAAACATAATAAGGAGGATAATACAgagaataaaaatgaagaacCCCACAAAGATTCCTTAGATGATGATGTAAAACAGAATGAACAAAAAGATAACgaagaaaaaaatcataCACAAAATTgtgaataa